From Prochlorococcus marinus XMU1419, a single genomic window includes:
- the psbE gene encoding cytochrome b559 subunit alpha, whose amino-acid sequence MAAGSTGERPFFEIITSIRYWIIHAVTLPAIFIAGFLFVYTGLAYDAFGTPRPDSYFQSSESKAPVVTQRYEAKSQLDLRTK is encoded by the coding sequence ATGGCCGCAGGTTCAACGGGTGAACGCCCATTTTTTGAAATAATCACCAGTATTAGGTACTGGATTATTCATGCAGTAACATTACCAGCTATTTTTATAGCAGGCTTCTTATTTGTATATACAGGCTTAGCCTACGATGCTTTCGGGACTCCACGTCCAGATAGTTATTTCCAATCATCAGAATCTAAAGCGCCTGTCGTAACACAAAGGTATGAAGCTAAATCTCAACTAGATTTAAGAACAAAATAA
- the psbF gene encoding cytochrome b559 subunit beta produces MTNSQAPMQAAEVRVYPIFTVRWLAVHALAIPSVFFLGSIAAMQFVAR; encoded by the coding sequence ATGACTAATTCTCAAGCTCCAATGCAGGCTGCGGAAGTCCGCGTTTATCCAATATTTACTGTTCGTTGGCTAGCAGTTCATGCTTTAGCTATTCCATCAGTATTCTTTTTAGGCTCTATTGCTGCTATGCAATTTGTAGCCAGATAA
- a CDS encoding photosystem II reaction center protein L codes for MQVNENPNKVPVELNRTSLYLGLLSVFVLGILFSSYFFN; via the coding sequence ATGCAAGTAAACGAAAACCCTAACAAAGTTCCAGTTGAACTTAATCGTACAAGCCTTTATTTAGGCTTATTATCAGTCTTTGTATTGGGAATTTTATTTTCCAGTTACTTTTTCAATTAA
- a CDS encoding photosystem II reaction center protein J yields MSKLKGPDGRIPDRLPDGRPAVAWERRWTEGTLPLWLVATAGGIAVIFVLGIFFYGSYQGVGAGG; encoded by the coding sequence ATGAGTAAATTAAAAGGACCTGATGGAAGAATTCCAGATAGACTTCCCGATGGTAGACCAGCAGTTGCATGGGAAAGGAGATGGACTGAGGGAACTCTTCCTCTATGGCTCGTTGCTACAGCAGGTGGAATTGCAGTTATCTTCGTTTTAGGAATTTTCTTCTATGGCTCATACCAAGGAGTTGGAGCTGGAGGTTAA